The Zingiber officinale cultivar Zhangliang chromosome 9A, Zo_v1.1, whole genome shotgun sequence genome window below encodes:
- the LOC122019365 gene encoding uncharacterized protein LOC122019365: MEECFRDLAPCALCSSLWILLAVSFPTSIYAIRNSFKEGYWYYGESCFQGRYLLSDDNGYACTALSVDSWTRCCPAKGDQFSCRGCSLVSQCCNSYVSCCLDPSRTKKDLALRVKIAGPISARTYSSVFEFCVGRRCRHNSASVVMLSRQPFFFFIISTNFIGDYGIL; encoded by the exons ATGGAGGAATGCTTCCGTGATCTGGCTCCCTGTGCGCTCTGCTCGAGCCTTTGGATCCTCCTAGCCGTCAGCTTTCCCACTTCAATCTACGCGATTCG AAACTCATTCAAGGAAGGATATTGGTATTATGGAGAATCCTGTTTTCAGGGGCGCTACTTATTATCAGATGACAATG GATACGCATGTACTGCCCTTTCTGTTGATTCATGGACTCGATGCTGTCCAGCTAAAGGGGACCAATTTTCTTGTCG GGGCTGCAGCCTTGTTTCACAGTGTTGCAATTCATATGTATCATGCTGCTTAGATCCATCCAGG ACCAAAAAAGATCTTGCTCTGAGGGTGAAAATTGCTGGACCAATCTCAGCAA GAACTTATTCTAGTGTTTTTGAATTCTGTGTTGGAAGAAGATGTCGTCATAACTCTGCAAGTGTGGTAATGCTGTCACGCCAACCTTTCTTCTTTTTTATCATCTCTACTAATTTCATTGGTGACTATGGCATTCTCTGA
- the LOC122020028 gene encoding fructokinase-1-like — translation MAKGKDVIVSFGEMLIDFVPTVSGVSLAEAPGFIKAPGGAPANVAIAVARLGGLAAFVGKLGDDEFGRMLAGILRSNGVDDAGVLFDTGARTALAFVTLRDDGEREFMFYRNPSADMLLTEGELNLDVIKSAAVFHYGSISLITEPCRSAHLKAMEVARKAGALLSYDPNLRLPLWPSAEYAREQIMSIWDRADIVKVSDVELEFLTGTDSVEDKVVLTLWRPEFKLLLVTLGEKGCKYYTKNFKGSLNGFAVKTVDTTGAGDAFVGALLRKIVNDQSVLQNEEKLKETLKFANACGAITTTKKGAIPALPNEAEVLKLLKGI, via the exons ATGGCGAAGGGGAAGGACGTCATCGTGAGCTTCGGCGAGATGCTCATCGATTTCGTGCCCACCGTCTCGGGGGTTTCCTTGGCGGAGGCGCCGGGGTTCATCAAGGCCCCCGGCGGCGCGCCTGCCAACGTGGCCATCGCCGTGGCCCGCCTCGGCGGTCTCGCGGCCTTCGTCGGGAAGCTCGGTGACGATGAGTTCGGCCGCATGCTCGCGGGCATCTTGCGTTCCAACGGCGTTGACGATGCCGGCGTCCTCTTCGACACCGGCGCCCGCACGGCGCTCGCGTTCGTGACCCTCCGCGACGACGGAGAGCGTGAGTTCATGTTCTACCGCAACCCTAGCGCCGATATGCTCCTCACCGAGGGAGAGCTCAACCTCGACGTCATCAAGAGC GCTGCGGTGTTCCACTACGGATCTATAAGCTTGATCACAGAGCCGTGCAGATCGGCGCACCTGAAGGCGATGGAGGTGGCGAGGAAAGCAGGGGCGCTGCTCTCCTACGACCCCAACCTCCGGCTGCCTCTGTGGCCCTCGGCGGAGTATGCGCGGGAGCAGATCATGAGCATCTGGGACCGGGCCGACATCGTCAAGGTTAGCGACGTTGAGCTCGAGTTCCTAACCGGCACGGATTCGGTAGAGGACAAGGTCGTGCTGACTCTGTGGCGGCCAGAGTTCAAGCTTCTGCTCGTGACGCTCGGGGAGAAGGGTTGCAAGTACTACACCAAG AACTTCAAAGGGAGTTTAAACGGATTTGCAGTCAAAACAGTAGATACAACCGGCGCAGGAGATGCATTTGTTGGTGCCTTACTCCGCAAGATTGTTAATGACCAATCTGTGCTACAG AATGAGGAGAAGCTGAAGGAAACACTCAAGTTTGCCAACGCATGCGGAGCCATCACCACCACCAAGAAGGGAGCCATTCCTGCCCTGCCAAATGAAGCTGAGGTCTTGAAGCTTCTGAAGGGAATCTAA